From the Firmicutes bacterium HGW-Firmicutes-1 genome, the window TCCTTCCTAGCAACTTCACCTTTATTCACTAATTCATCAATTACTTCTTCAATTTTTTCTCTGGAGTAAGAAAACAACCCAAGACCTATATTGATTGACTTTTCAACTAATCCTGACATAATAAATTACCTCTCTTTCATAAAATTATTCAAATAATATTTGCATAGCGTTTAATGCTTCTGGCAATTCTTCGTCTTTGTCAAGTAAAACCTGAATCCCTGTACCAAACATCGACCCCAAAATTAAACGAGACAAAGTTTTTGTTGAGTAGCCCTTTAATTCCTTTGTTTGAAAATCACAAAAAACATATTTTTCAATCATATTCGATAATTCTTTAAATAATTCACTAAGCAAACTGCTGAATACCGGAGACCAAATAGCTAAGCCTGTAAAATCATAGAGCAATCTAAAAAGTTCTGGATTATGCTGTAACATATTACTAAAGTAATTAATTAATCCTTTTGCTCTTTTCTGAGGTGAATTTTTTTGCTTTAATGATTCTTCGATTTCTTTTAAGTATTTTGTAATCATCATTCCTACAACTTCTTTATACAACCCCTCTTTGTTTCTAAAATAATAATTTAACTGACTTAATACTACTCCAGCCTCATCAGCAATGTCTCTCATTGAAACATTGGCATAACCTCTAGCCGATATACATGCATAAGCAGCTAATAATATTTTCTCCGACTGAGTTTGTCGATTTGTTTCAGTAAGCACAATGTCACCACCTTGCAATTCGGTCGTACGTCCGATTTGTATTTTTATTGTACTATTTTTTGATATGTTTGTCAACAACCAAACTGCTAATTTCTCGTTTACTTAACTTCCATTTAGAAAAGTAGAATGGTGTAATTCTTTATTACTTTATACTTACACTGGACTATACTATTAATCTCACCACATTCTGCGTAACAAGCGATGTTAGACAATGTATAACTATAACCATAAATTTGTTTATTTCATTAATTTAAATATGATAACTATTTTCACCAATTGTTGCTACACCAGCATCAATATCCACGTGAAATATTGGGTTCGTGGTTATTTTCAACATCATATTGTGGAACGAACCTGTTGTTCATAACTTTTGACTTTATAAGAAAGCTAATAATATAAGTTTTTTGCAATAATGCACTCCATTGTACTTTTTGCTCTGCAGGATTTTCTAAATGAATTCCGAATAACATTTTATCTTATTTACAGCTGCCAGGATGTTTAATATTGCTAATTTTAGTGAGGACATATTTTTGAAGGGCCTAATTTGTGGGGGGGTCTTCTGTAACATACCTATGTATCCGCTTCTTTTTATCTTATTATCAGTTTGATTTAATATAATTGAGAAACAAGGTACAAAGGAGTAAATGATTGCTACAGGATATTCGATTCCACTCGCATTTATACAAATCTCTAATCCAGAAAACTAGTCTCAGAAAGAGATTCTTAAATTTGATTATTGCATTTTCCAATAGTCCATTCACAGTTGACATCCTCACTTCCCCAAACTTGAGTATAGGATGTAATTCATCTACAACATTCTAAACTCCGCCTGCATGACAGATGCTTCTTCAGCATCCCAAAGTGCTTGCATCTCTTCTTTGGACGCCACTGGGAATTCTTTCGGTTCTGCTTCTCCCATTTGTATAGGTACCAAGTGAGAGATGATTTCTTGACAGAGATTTTGATCTGGGCAATTCATAATAAATCCGCCATAAATAGATTCACAAACTAGGCTGTCACACATATCCGTCATAATAATCTTGTCAGCTGCATAAGCATTCTTACCAATAAAATTGGCAATGTTCTCAGCAGTCATTTTAAACATATAATCCGTATGCATCCCTTGCTCTCCAAGTTTATAAACACAGGCATAGCCAAGGTTGCCGTCCTCCATCAATTCATATAGCTCATCTGTAGTCATATCATCTGCTCCATTCTTATTTATAAAATTATTAGCTATAGGTCATTTGCTTATCAATTAACTCTTGAAAATAGATAACCGTAATTGCATTGATAATTACGGTAGCCATGATTCTTATTTGACGAAAGAAAGCAACTGTCCTAAATAATCGGACGGTTGCTAATGAATTTTTCTTTGGTTTTGTTTACTGAGATTTACTTATTCCATCGACTAATCCTCATAACAATCCACTTCCTCAGTCATCACAATTCCTGAGTGAAATTGTATCGTTATCTTCAGCCCCTTATGCACCTTTATGCTATATATCAACCGCTTCACAAGTTCTTGGTCAAATTCCCTCACTTGTGGGTTTACAGTGGCCACAGCCTTGTCCAGTGCATCAACCCGCTCTGCATAGTTCTCTGCTTGTTTCTGTGCCCTTACAAGCTTTAATTTCGCCTGTTTAAGCTCATTGATTCGCTCGGATAAGTGTTTGTATGCATCGTCAAATTCATCGCTTACAGCGCCTTGTCTTGCGTTATCTTCGATGAGTTTGAGCATCTGCTTTTGCAGTTGATCTATCTGGTCATCGTATTCCGTTGTAACCCCTTGAGTACTGTAATTGCCTATGACCCGTATGACATTCTCTCTGAAGGTCTCTATAAAATCGCCACTGTTTTCGACTACTTTGTTGATGGCTTTCATAATGGCATCGTGGAGCTGCTCTTCTTTTAATGTGGGCGAGTTTTGACATCTCGAGCTTGTTCCATTTTTTAGCCTGTCCTCACATCGCCATACAGCTGATTTTTGTCCATATTTGGACCAGGTCTGTCTTCTATAAGCATGGCCACATTCTCCACACTCAAGCAGTTCGGTTAGTACGTACTTCGAGCTGTATTTGCTCTTTTCTTTTTTTGACTTGTTTGATTTCCTTGTAACCGCAGATTTGTTTAGACTTGCTCTTCTGGCCTTTTCCACCTGCACCTGATGATATAGCTCTTTTGGGATAATTGCTTCGTGGTTATCTTCGATGTAATATTGTGGCGCATAGCCCTCATTTTTCACTTTTTTCTTTGTGAGAAAATCGATGGTGTAGGTTTTTTGCATACACGCATCGCCGCAGAATTTCTCGTTGGAGAGCATTTTGTCGATTGTCCCGGGATGCCAGTGTTCAAGACCCGTTACCGTTCTGATATCGTCTTCTTCTAGTCCTTTGGCTATTTGAAGTATGCTTTTACCTTCTAAATATTCTCGGTAGATCCGCTTTACAATAATGGCTTCATTTGGCACAATCACTAGGTTTCCATCGTCATCTTTTGTGTAGCCTAAAAACTTCTTATGATTGACTGATATAATTCCGTTTTCAAACCGCCTTGTTAAGCCCCATCTTGTGTTTTCACTGATGTTACGGCTTTCTTCCTGTGCTTGGCTGCTCAGGATCGTAATCAGGAGTTCGCCACCACTTTCCATGGTGTTGACCCCTTCTTTTTCAAAAATGACTGGGATGTTCTTTTCCTTCAGCTTTCGGATATATTGAAGGGCATCCACTGTATTTCTAGCAAATCTGCTTACCGATTTTGTCAGGATCAAGTCTACTTTTCCTGCCATACAGGCTTCGATCATTACATTAAAATCAT encodes:
- a CDS encoding TetR/AcrR family transcriptional regulator — protein: MLTETNRQTQSEKILLAAYACISARGYANVSMRDIADEAGVVLSQLNYYFRNKEGLYKEVVGMMITKYLKEIEESLKQKNSPQKRAKGLINYFSNMLQHNPELFRLLYDFTGLAIWSPVFSSLLSELFKELSNMIEKYVFCDFQTKELKGYSTKTLSRLILGSMFGTGIQVLLDKDEELPEALNAMQILFE
- a CDS encoding resolvase, with the protein product MTTDELYELMEDGNLGYACVYKLGEQGMHTDYMFKMTAENIANFIGKNAYAADKIIMTDMCDSLVCESIYGGFIMNCPDQNLCQEIISHLVPIQMGEAEPKEFPVASKEEMQALWDAEEASVMQAEFRML
- a CDS encoding recombinase family protein yields the protein MAVVKKTVAIIPPQVKYDKHTRVEQKTLRVAAYCRVSTMLEQQEGSYEAQVDYYTEKINSNPNWKCAGIFADDGKSATQTKKRDDFNVMIEACMAGKVDLILTKSVSRFARNTVDALQYIRKLKEKNIPVIFEKEGVNTMESGGELLITILSSQAQEESRNISENTRWGLTRRFENGIISVNHKKFLGYTKDDDGNLVIVPNEAIIVKRIYREYLEGKSILQIAKGLEEDDIRTVTGLEHWHPGTIDKMLSNEKFCGDACMQKTYTIDFLTKKKVKNEGYAPQYYIEDNHEAIIPKELYHQVQVEKARRASLNKSAVTRKSNKSKKEKSKYSSKYVLTELLECGECGHAYRRQTWSKYGQKSAVWRCEDRLKNGTSSRCQNSPTLKEEQLHDAIMKAINKVVENSGDFIETFRENVIRVIGNYSTQGVTTEYDDQIDQLQKQMLKLIEDNARQGAVSDEFDDAYKHLSERINELKQAKLKLVRAQKQAENYAERVDALDKAVATVNPQVREFDQELVKRLIYSIKVHKGLKITIQFHSGIVMTEEVDCYED